The stretch of DNA GATTTTCAAGCAGCTACTGTGTTTTTTTATGGACGGCACGAGCCGGCATTTGGTCGACTTAGACGCCCTGGCCAAGGACGCGGGCTATGCCGCCGCCATCGAGTGTGAGCCAGGTGGAATGTTTTCCTTTCACGCCGTCAAACGGTTCTTCTGCTCTTTTTGGTGGCCGCGCATTTACTTGCGCCGCCATCTTTTGCAGCGGCTGTTTTTGTGGCGTCTTAAGCTGCAAGAGCCCGATCTGATTGTTTAGGGCATGGACACCATGGTCATGGACAACGACGAGGCCCGTGTACGCCATGGGGTCAAGCCCACCTACAAACGTGTCAAAGGATTTCAGCCGCTGCAGATGACGTGGCAAAAGCACATCATCGATGCGGTCTTTCGTCGCGGAGATGCCCACAGCAACAACGGCAATACGGTGGAGCAGATGGTACGGCATGTTATGGCCAGAATCCGCAAGCCTAATCGAGCCGACGTGGCCATCATTGTTCGCATGGACAGCGAACTTTTTGACCAGAAGCTTTTCGAGGCTTTTGAAGATTTGAGCATTGGCGACATCTGTGGCGGCAAGCTCTATGAGCCGATCAAGGAATTTGTGGCCCAAAGCCAGAGGAACCAGGCCGCCTGGGGCCGCGACGGGCAAGGGAACCACGTCTGGCACTACCTGGAGCTTGGCACAAGGTGCGGTCAGTGGACGTCGTTTTGTCGAGCGCTGTTTTGCCGTCCGCTGTATCAAGATGCCCAGATGGTGCTGCCCTTTTGCCCGGCCCGACACGGTGGTGGTCACCAACCTGGGCATGGAACAGGCCATCGATGCAGCGCTCACCAAGGCTGGATGCGGTCCATGGCTTCAAGGGCAAGGGATCCTCGCCGGTTACCACGGCCGGGGCAGTGAGGAGCTGGTGCATCGAGCGCTGAAGGATTTCGGCCTCTGCCTTTCAAGCGCTTTGCCCCCAATGCCACCTTCTTCGACACGATGCTGGTGGCCTTTTTTCTCTACGAGAGCTTCAAGCAAGACGTCTGCGCGCCGGTGGTCGAGCCCGTTGGCTAGGCCACCACGCTGCGCCGTAGGGTGTTGGACATGGCCGCTAAGATCGTGCGTCACGGCCGCCGTGTGGTGCTGAAAGTGACGACGGCAACCTTTGAGGCCCTCCATTTCGAGAGGCTTTGGCACAAAAGCGGGGCGCCGCCCAGATATTGCTGGGGGTAAGGGAAGTCCGGCACCGAAGAAATCACCTACAAGTGGAGAGGTGTCTCCAAAATCGCGTAAATTTGACAATAAGCGAAACATCAGGGCTCATTCACAAAAAAATTGCCCAGTCAGTAGCTCAAAGATGGCCATCGGGGTGCCAAAATCGACACTTCGATGGTCAGAGAGACGATCGTCGGCTATTCCTTGTGCCAGAATTGCTCAAATTAGGTGACCATTAATGGTAGTCCTTATAATTTTTGAAAGTGGCTTTTCAGGAGAAAAATAGGCACTTTTGCAACAGGCTCCTAGGTGGCATAGAGAGCCTAACCGCGGCGGCCCAGCAGGTGGCCCGGGCCGCCGAACAGGGCACGCAAACGTCGAGGAGTACCTGGGCGGCGGCAGCGGAGGGCAGCCGGGAGTTGGAACGGGTTGAGGAAGGGATGCGGGTCATCGAGGGGCGCATAGCCGAGCTTTCGACCAACTCGGAGCGCATCGTGCAGATCGTGGAGCTGATCCGGGACATCCCCGAGCAGACCCAGCTCCTGGCCCTGAACGCGGCTATCGAGGCGACCCGAGCCGGCGAGTACAGCCGGGGCTTTGCCATGGTGCCCAAGGAGGTGCGCCGCCTGGCCGAAACTCGGCCCGCCCCTCCGTGTAAATAACGCAGTTGGTAGCTGCCATGCAGGAATCAGTCGGTGGAGCCGTGGGCCCGGTCCGCCAGGATAGGGAACTGGTGGACGGCGTGGTGGCTCGCTTTCGGAACATCCCGGACATGATCGACGGTTAGCTCAATGCGGTGGAACAGATCCACGAGGCCGCGTGCCACCAGACCGACACCACTTGGGGGCATGG from Desulfosoma caldarium encodes:
- a CDS encoding methyl-accepting chemotaxis protein; the protein is MARAAEQGTQTSRSTWAAAAEGSRELERVEEGMRVIEGRIAELSTNSERIVQIVELIRDIPEQTQLLALNAAIEATRAGEYSRGFAMVPKEVRRLAETRPAPPCK
- a CDS encoding transposase, whose product is MDNDEARVRHGVKPTYKRVKGFQPLQMTWQKHIIDAVFRRGDAHSNNGNTVEQMVRHVMARIRKPNRADVAIIVRMDSELFDQKLFEAFEDLSIGDICGGKLYEPIKEFVAQSQRNQAAWGRDGQGNHVWHYLELGTRCGQWTSFCRALFCRPLYQDAQMVLPFCPARHGGGHQPGHGTGHRCSAHQGWMRSMASRARDPRRLPRPGQ